In a single window of the Eriocheir sinensis breed Jianghai 21 chromosome 61, ASM2467909v1, whole genome shotgun sequence genome:
- the LOC126986422 gene encoding ubiquitin-like domain-containing CTD phosphatase 1: MKALTVKWSGKEYEVEVDEENMTVKDFKDAIEKQTGVRPLRQKLLNLKLKGKLPDDETKMGALGLRPGTKIMMIGSLESSVAEAQRIPENLPPVINDLDIEEEEVAIENRSEYLQKVEKRVKEYKVKMLNCMRPGKKLLVLDIDYTLFDHRSTAETGAELMRPYLHEFLTSAYKDYDIVIWSATSMKWIVEKMKLLGVSNHPDYKIAFYLDSLAMITIETQKYGVIEVKPLGVVWGKYEHYTQQNTIMFDDLRRNFLMNPQNGLKIRPFRQAHLNRSTDRELLRLSHYLEDIASVEDISALNHSKWEHYRKEGYN, translated from the exons atgaaggcgCTGACAGTCAAGTGGAGTGGGAAGGAGTATGAggtggaggtggacgaggagaacATGACGGTCAAGGACTTCAAGGACGCCATAGAGAAGCAGACTGGCGTGCGGCCCCTCAGACAGAAACTGCTCAACCTTAAGCTGAAAg GAAAGTTACCCGACGATGAGACAAAGATGGGAGCGCTTGGCCTGCGCCCAGGAACCAAG ATCATGATGATTGGCTCCCTGGAGAGCAGTGTGGCGGAGGCGCAGCGCATCCCCGAGAACTTGCCGCCAGTCATCAATGACCtggacatagaggaggaggaggtggccatCGAGAACAGGTCCGAGTACCTGCAGAAG GTGGAGAAACGCGTCAAGGAGTACAAGGTGAAGATGCTCAACTGCATGCGGCCGGGGAAGAAGCTGCTGGTGCTGGACATTGACTACACCCTCTTTGACCACCGCTCCACCGCAGAGACCGGCGCCGAGCTGATGCGGCCATACCTGCACGAGTTCCTCACCTCAGCCTACAAG GACTACGATATCGTGATCTGGTCGGCCACAAGCATGAAGTGGATCGTGGAGAAGATGAAGCTGCTGGGCGTCTCCAACCACCCCGACTACAAGATTGCCTTCTACCTCGACTCCCTGGCCATGATCACCATCGAGACGCAGAAGTATGGCGTCATTGAG GTCAAGCCGCTGGGGGTGGTGTGGGGGAAGTACGAGCACTACACGCAGCAGAACACCATCATGTTTGATGACCTGCGCCGCAACTTCCTCATGAACCCCCAGAATGGTCTAAAGATCCGCCCCTTCCGCCAAGCCCACCTCAACCGCTCTACAGACAGGGAGCTGCTGCGCCTGTCCCACTACCTTGAGGATATTGCCAGCGTGGAGGATATCTCCGCCCTCAACCACAGCAAGTGGGAACACTACCGCAAGGAAGGCTACAACTGA